In Candidatus Bathyarchaeia archaeon, the following are encoded in one genomic region:
- a CDS encoding glycine C-acetyltransferase, giving the protein MRSPTAFLREEYEELVRNELDWKIRVLQGPSTPWCTVEGKKVLMFCSNNYLGLSNHPKLKEAAIKAVQTHGAGSGSVRPIAGTMDIHVELEKRLAKFKRAEASLVYQTGFAANAGLIPQLAGKGDLIISDELNHGSIIDGVRLSHAERAVYKHADMQDLQRVLDEAEKHQPPYRRILIITDGVFSMDGDIAPLDGIAKLGAEHGAMVYVDDAHGEGVLGEGGRGIVSHFKLSRDKVHVEMGTFSKAFGVVGGHVSGSQDLINFAYNKSRTWLLSGSHPPAVAAACIAAIDVLEQEPQHVQRLWEHTRYFKKAMKDLGFDIGNSQTPITPIIVGESGVAKKLSARLFEEGVFALPIVYPMVARDKARIRTIMNAALTREDLDFAINAFEKIGKELHII; this is encoded by the coding sequence ATGCGCAGCCCAACAGCGTTTTTACGCGAAGAGTATGAAGAGTTAGTGCGAAATGAACTTGACTGGAAAATCCGTGTTTTGCAAGGCCCAAGCACACCATGGTGCACTGTTGAAGGAAAAAAAGTCTTAATGTTTTGTTCAAACAATTATCTTGGATTAAGTAATCATCCAAAACTGAAGGAAGCAGCGATAAAAGCTGTTCAAACGCATGGTGCTGGCTCTGGTTCTGTTCGCCCAATTGCTGGAACAATGGACATACATGTGGAACTTGAGAAGCGCCTTGCTAAATTCAAACGTGCTGAAGCTTCGCTTGTTTATCAAACGGGCTTTGCAGCTAACGCGGGCTTGATTCCGCAGCTGGCTGGTAAAGGCGACTTGATAATAAGCGACGAACTGAACCACGGCAGCATAATAGACGGAGTCAGGCTTTCACACGCAGAAAGAGCCGTTTACAAACATGCAGACATGCAAGATTTGCAACGGGTTCTAGACGAAGCAGAGAAACACCAGCCACCATACAGGCGTATACTGATAATCACAGATGGCGTTTTCTCCATGGACGGCGATATAGCACCCTTAGACGGAATCGCAAAACTGGGCGCGGAACATGGCGCAATGGTTTATGTAGATGATGCTCACGGCGAAGGCGTACTAGGCGAAGGGGGAAGAGGCATTGTTAGCCACTTTAAGCTTAGCCGTGACAAAGTCCACGTTGAAATGGGCACATTCTCCAAAGCGTTTGGCGTCGTAGGCGGTCACGTTTCTGGTTCGCAAGACTTGATTAATTTTGCCTATAACAAATCACGAACTTGGCTTCTCAGCGGTTCACATCCACCAGCTGTTGCAGCTGCTTGCATAGCTGCCATCGACGTTCTGGAACAAGAACCACAGCATGTACAAAGACTTTGGGAGCATACGCGGTATTTCAAGAAAGCCATGAAAGATTTAGGCTTTGACATTGGCAACAGCCAAACCCCCATAACGCCAATCATAGTTGGAGAAAGTGGTGTGGCCAAAAAACTAAGTGCGCGTCTCTTTGAAGAAGGTGTTTTTGCTTTACCTATTGTCTATCCAATGGTTGCAAGAGACAAAGCCCGCATACGAACAATCATGAACGCTGCGTTAACTCGAGAAGACTTAGATTTCGCCATAAACGCATTTGAAAAAATCGGAAAAGAACTACACATAATCTAA
- a CDS encoding 2,3-bisphosphoglycerate-independent phosphoglycerate mutase, whose protein sequence is MHRLEWRELKLKAILVIGDGMADRPVKELGWKTPLEAAHKPSMNKIAKTGICGIMDVIAPGIPPGSDTATLALLGYDAMKVYSGRGAFEAIGSGIDVLPGDVAFRCNFATVDDDFVVLDRRAGRIANEDASKLAESLQKIKPIESSVKMVFKNTVQHRATLLLRGPKLSTAISDSDPEKVGEKVLEIKALDDTLEAKHTAKILNDLLHKFHNALREHPVNKKRVKHGLSPANVILCRGAGTVPNIKPLSEVYGVNAACVSAVSLIKGVCKVAGMKLADVKGATGTPQTDFVAKAKATVQALKTEDFVLLHVKAPDVPSHDGNLKQKIAVIEKIDKMLGYLLEKVNLNETYLAVTADHTTSSVTRNHEGDPVPVAITGPYVRCDDVAEFGERTCAKGGLNRIRGTDLMPILMNLIGKTRKFGA, encoded by the coding sequence TTGCACAGACTGGAATGGCGTGAATTAAAGTTGAAGGCAATTCTGGTTATCGGAGACGGAATGGCTGATAGACCAGTGAAAGAGTTGGGTTGGAAAACTCCCTTAGAAGCCGCACATAAACCATCAATGAATAAAATTGCAAAGACTGGAATCTGCGGAATAATGGATGTAATTGCACCGGGCATACCACCTGGAAGCGACACGGCTACGTTAGCGTTGCTCGGTTATGATGCTATGAAAGTTTATTCAGGAAGAGGTGCCTTCGAGGCTATAGGTTCGGGAATAGACGTTTTGCCGGGTGATGTAGCTTTTCGATGTAACTTTGCAACGGTTGACGATGACTTTGTCGTTTTGGACAGGCGTGCTGGCAGAATCGCAAATGAGGATGCTTCCAAACTTGCTGAAAGTCTCCAAAAAATCAAGCCAATCGAGTCATCAGTCAAAATGGTATTCAAAAACACTGTTCAGCACCGTGCAACTCTTCTTCTTCGAGGACCCAAATTATCAACAGCCATAAGTGACTCTGACCCTGAGAAGGTTGGAGAAAAAGTTCTGGAAATCAAAGCTTTAGATGACACTTTAGAAGCGAAGCACACAGCTAAAATACTCAACGACCTCTTGCACAAATTCCATAACGCGCTAAGGGAGCATCCGGTCAACAAGAAAAGAGTAAAACATGGATTGTCTCCCGCCAATGTCATTTTATGTAGGGGCGCTGGTACTGTTCCGAACATTAAGCCTTTATCTGAAGTTTATGGTGTTAATGCGGCATGTGTATCTGCTGTTTCTTTGATTAAAGGCGTTTGCAAAGTCGCCGGAATGAAACTAGCAGACGTTAAAGGAGCCACGGGAACCCCTCAAACCGACTTCGTGGCCAAGGCTAAAGCAACGGTTCAAGCGTTAAAAACAGAGGATTTTGTGCTTTTACACGTGAAAGCACCAGACGTTCCTAGTCATGATGGAAACCTTAAACAGAAGATTGCAGTAATAGAAAAAATAGACAAGATGTTAGGCTATTTGCTTGAGAAGGTAAATTTGAACGAGACTTATTTAGCTGTGACCGCTGACCACACAACTTCTTCCGTCACACGGAACCATGAAGGAGACCCAGTTCCAGTAGCGATAACTGGACCATACGTTCGCTGCGACGATGTTGCCGAATTTGGCGAGAGAACTTGCGCAAAAGGCGGTTTAAACCGAATAAGAGGAACTGATTTAATGCCTATCTTGATGAATCTGATTGGTAAAACCAGAAAATTTGGAGCTTAA
- a CDS encoding ATP-NAD kinase family protein: MKLGFIVNPIAGMGGKVGLKGTNGVLKEAIARGAKPVAPERAIEFLRKLRESMENRQIEILTCPGIMGEEEAEKAKFPVQVLSMKIGKETTAEDTKAAVKLLIRAKADLIVFVGGDGTAKDILDAMQGNSEVPVLGVPSGVKMYSGVFAVSPRDAVDVVLIFADKQAEIAEFEIMDADEKVIRSDIFAVKLYGFLKGPFVPMRIQGRKQVSPETVDEKENQTAIAQFIVEGMQPNATYILGPGTTVKRIAELLGVAKTVLGVDIYKNGKVLLDVDEKRILKEVKDWRNTWIILSPIGHQGVLLGRGNQQISPEIIKHVGKEHIIVAATKGKLQSIEGNVLRVDTGDIETDNMLKGYIKVVTDYREWRLMPVQ, translated from the coding sequence ATGAAACTAGGCTTTATCGTTAACCCAATTGCGGGCATGGGAGGCAAAGTAGGACTGAAAGGTACAAACGGTGTTCTGAAAGAAGCGATTGCGCGAGGCGCAAAGCCAGTAGCGCCGGAAAGAGCCATAGAATTTCTGCGAAAACTAAGGGAAAGCATGGAAAATAGACAAATAGAGATTTTGACTTGCCCAGGAATAATGGGTGAAGAAGAAGCGGAAAAAGCGAAGTTTCCAGTTCAAGTTTTATCTATGAAGATAGGAAAAGAAACTACTGCTGAAGATACAAAAGCCGCTGTTAAACTTTTGATTAGGGCAAAAGCAGACTTAATAGTCTTTGTTGGCGGAGACGGCACAGCTAAAGACATTTTAGATGCCATGCAAGGCAACAGTGAAGTGCCAGTTTTGGGCGTGCCTTCAGGAGTGAAAATGTATAGTGGTGTTTTTGCCGTAAGCCCTCGAGACGCTGTAGATGTGGTCTTAATATTTGCTGATAAGCAAGCAGAAATTGCAGAGTTCGAAATCATGGACGCTGATGAGAAGGTTATACGAAGCGACATTTTCGCCGTTAAGCTATATGGTTTTTTGAAAGGACCCTTTGTCCCAATGCGAATTCAAGGAAGAAAACAAGTAAGTCCAGAAACAGTTGATGAGAAAGAAAACCAGACAGCCATAGCGCAGTTCATAGTTGAAGGGATGCAGCCAAACGCGACGTACATCCTGGGTCCAGGAACTACAGTAAAACGCATAGCCGAGTTACTGGGCGTAGCAAAAACGGTGCTTGGGGTAGACATCTACAAGAACGGAAAAGTATTATTGGATGTGGATGAGAAAAGAATTCTGAAAGAAGTAAAAGATTGGCGGAACACATGGATTATTCTTTCTCCGATTGGGCACCAAGGGGTTCTTTTGGGAAGGGGAAACCAGCAAATAAGTCCTGAAATCATCAAGCATGTTGGAAAAGAGCATATTATTGTTGCAGCAACCAAAGGCAAGCTTCAGAGCATTGAAGGAAATGTTCTAAGAGTTGACACTGGAGACATAGAAACGGATAACATGCTTAAAGGATACATAAAAGTTGTAACAGATTACCGAGAATGGCGATTAATGCCAGTGCAATAA
- a CDS encoding 5-formyltetrahydrofolate cyclo-ligase, giving the protein MFANPDYAQQKIREHALLDGKILIMASPRLKLGYIIVNPKDVKGRENFASTIKGAFKYGHNVNAEEIPKPDLIVEGSVAVDKYGHRLGKGGGYGDTEIKMLKRRFGEVPIVTTVHDIQIVNTVPLEERDEKVSIIVTPTKVLRVSSQN; this is encoded by the coding sequence GTGTTTGCAAATCCAGATTATGCACAGCAAAAGATTCGAGAGCACGCACTTTTAGACGGCAAGATTCTAATTATGGCTTCGCCAAGACTGAAACTTGGCTATATTATTGTCAATCCAAAAGATGTTAAAGGAAGAGAAAATTTTGCATCTACAATAAAAGGCGCCTTTAAATATGGACATAATGTTAACGCAGAAGAAATTCCGAAACCAGATTTAATAGTTGAGGGGTCAGTGGCAGTTGATAAATACGGACATAGACTTGGTAAAGGAGGAGGATACGGCGATACGGAAATTAAAATGCTGAAAAGGAGGTTCGGCGAGGTTCCAATTGTAACAACAGTTCACGATATACAAATCGTTAATACTGTTCCACTCGAAGAGAGAGATGAAAAAGTCTCAATAATTGTGACACCAACGAAGGTCTTACGCGTCTCAAGCCAAAATTAA
- the proS gene encoding proline--tRNA ligase — protein MKMSDVGVTVKKSEDFSEWYTQVIVKSGMADYAPVKGCMIFREHSYAIWEKIQQIFDQKIKATGHRNVYFPLFIPESFLKKEAEHFVGFTPEVAWVTMGGDTPLEEKLALRPTSETIMYATFAKWIRSWRDLPIKINQWCNIIRWDTKGTKLFLRTREFLWQEGHTAHATKEEADQEVMQILNEYKDVMENYLAIPVLTGKKSESDKFPGALYTTALEAIMPDGKALQMGTSHQLGQNFSKVFKIKFLDKDEKEQYVWQTSWGFSTRMIGALVMVHGDDKGLVLPPKVAPIQVVVVPIPYKDADPKAILTKAKQIYEKLQKKGIQVVLDNRAEYTPGWKFNEWELKGVPVRIEIGPRDVKQKQVTLARRDTLEKMTAKEEKIIDAVTELLEEIQKNLFNKARKALEENITTVKTYSEFKKVLRKKGGFLRACWCASPECEEKIKEETGATIRIVPFKKEKTFAGCVYCGGKAKEVVYFARAY, from the coding sequence ATGAAAATGTCAGACGTAGGCGTTACTGTAAAAAAATCTGAAGATTTCTCTGAATGGTACACTCAAGTAATCGTAAAATCAGGAATGGCAGATTACGCTCCAGTAAAAGGCTGCATGATATTCCGCGAACACTCATACGCAATCTGGGAAAAAATCCAACAAATCTTCGACCAGAAAATAAAGGCAACAGGACATAGAAACGTGTACTTCCCGCTATTCATACCAGAAAGTTTTCTCAAAAAAGAAGCAGAACATTTTGTTGGTTTCACACCAGAAGTTGCATGGGTAACCATGGGCGGAGACACACCATTAGAAGAGAAACTCGCTTTGAGACCTACATCTGAAACAATAATGTACGCAACATTTGCCAAGTGGATTAGAAGTTGGAGAGACTTACCAATAAAAATTAATCAATGGTGCAACATAATAAGATGGGACACGAAAGGAACCAAACTTTTCCTTAGAACAAGAGAATTCCTATGGCAAGAAGGACACACTGCCCACGCTACAAAAGAAGAAGCAGACCAAGAAGTAATGCAAATCTTAAACGAATACAAGGACGTAATGGAAAACTACCTCGCGATCCCAGTGCTCACGGGAAAAAAGTCTGAAAGCGACAAATTTCCAGGAGCACTCTACACAACAGCTTTAGAAGCAATAATGCCGGATGGAAAAGCCTTGCAAATGGGAACCTCGCATCAGTTAGGCCAAAACTTCTCGAAAGTTTTCAAGATCAAATTCCTTGACAAAGATGAAAAAGAACAATATGTCTGGCAAACGTCATGGGGCTTTTCAACGCGAATGATAGGCGCGCTGGTAATGGTGCACGGTGACGATAAAGGATTAGTATTGCCTCCAAAAGTTGCGCCAATACAAGTAGTAGTGGTTCCCATACCCTATAAGGATGCCGATCCCAAAGCAATTCTAACCAAAGCAAAACAAATCTATGAAAAATTGCAGAAGAAAGGTATACAAGTTGTTTTGGACAACAGAGCAGAATACACGCCGGGGTGGAAATTCAACGAATGGGAACTAAAAGGCGTGCCAGTAAGAATAGAGATTGGCCCCAGAGATGTGAAACAAAAACAAGTAACATTAGCCAGAAGAGACACGCTTGAAAAAATGACAGCCAAAGAAGAAAAAATAATTGATGCGGTAACAGAACTGCTGGAAGAAATCCAGAAAAACCTCTTTAACAAAGCCCGGAAGGCTCTAGAAGAAAATATTACAACAGTGAAAACTTACAGTGAATTCAAGAAAGTACTGAGGAAAAAAGGCGGATTTCTCAGAGCATGTTGGTGCGCGAGTCCAGAATGTGAAGAAAAGATAAAGGAAGAAACGGGTGCAACAATCAGAATAGTACCGTTTAAAAAAGAGAAGACATTTGCGGGATGCGTATATTGTGGAGGAAAAGCAAAAGAAGTAGTCTACTTCGCCAGAGCATACTAA
- a CDS encoding 4Fe-4S dicluster domain-containing protein, protein MTTKKEPIWIARELSKCSGCRKCEIACSLFHEKRIWPEASRVRVFMLVPGVEFPHFCAQCEDYPCVKACPVKALLISKKTGAVLVKNKACIACGKCIDACPGRIPHMHPTEKRVVICDLCNGDPQCVKVCQEGGWNVLKKVSRGDHPFKLYARTPEEITKNLALKMYGEQAEEYL, encoded by the coding sequence ATGACAACGAAAAAAGAGCCAATTTGGATAGCAAGAGAACTCTCAAAATGCAGCGGCTGCCGAAAATGCGAAATTGCATGCTCACTTTTCCACGAAAAACGCATATGGCCAGAAGCTTCAAGAGTAAGAGTATTCATGCTAGTTCCCGGTGTAGAGTTTCCACATTTCTGCGCTCAATGTGAAGATTATCCATGTGTAAAAGCTTGTCCAGTAAAAGCGTTGTTAATAAGCAAGAAGACAGGCGCGGTTTTAGTAAAAAACAAAGCGTGTATCGCCTGCGGCAAGTGCATAGACGCGTGTCCGGGAAGAATACCACACATGCACCCAACAGAAAAGCGTGTGGTGATTTGCGACTTGTGCAATGGTGACCCGCAATGTGTAAAAGTATGCCAAGAAGGAGGATGGAATGTGTTAAAGAAAGTTTCAAGAGGAGACCATCCCTTCAAGCTTTATGCTCGCACTCCAGAAGAAATAACCAAAAATTTAGCCCTTAAAATGTACGGGGAACAAGCTGAGGAATATCTATGA
- a CDS encoding L-threonine 3-dehydrogenase, whose protein sequence is MKRILVTGSTGQIGSELTMELRKRYGGDNVVAAGHKRKPSGTLLESGPFEFVDTSDRENIKKIVEKYDVDTIYHLAAVLSATGEENPQLAWHVNMDGLYNVLEVAREQGTTKVFWPSSIAVFGPEAPRVNTPQNTVLIPRTMYGVTKVAGELLCNYYFAKFGLDVRSVRYPGIISSETLPGGGTTDYAVEIFYEAIKKKRYTCFVREDTVLPMMYMPDCLKAAIDLMEADASKIKCRTSYNLSAISFSAGELAAEIRKYIPDLKVEYKPDFRQKIADSWPMSIDDSAARKDWGWKPAYDLASMTKDMIEKLKRRFASGGLV, encoded by the coding sequence ATGAAACGAATTCTTGTAACAGGCTCCACAGGACAAATCGGTTCTGAATTAACAATGGAACTGCGAAAAAGATATGGCGGAGATAACGTTGTAGCGGCTGGACACAAACGAAAACCAAGCGGCACACTTTTGGAGTCCGGTCCCTTCGAGTTTGTTGACACTTCTGACCGAGAAAACATCAAGAAAATCGTCGAAAAATATGATGTTGACACAATTTACCATTTAGCAGCAGTTCTCTCAGCCACAGGCGAAGAAAACCCGCAACTTGCGTGGCATGTTAATATGGACGGGCTTTACAACGTGCTTGAAGTTGCGAGAGAACAAGGCACGACCAAAGTCTTCTGGCCAAGCTCCATAGCTGTTTTCGGTCCAGAAGCTCCTCGCGTTAACACCCCCCAAAACACCGTGCTGATTCCCCGAACCATGTATGGCGTAACCAAAGTTGCTGGCGAGTTACTATGTAATTATTATTTTGCCAAGTTTGGCTTGGACGTACGAAGTGTTCGCTACCCAGGCATCATAAGCAGTGAAACCCTTCCAGGCGGAGGCACAACTGATTATGCCGTGGAAATATTTTACGAAGCGATTAAAAAGAAACGGTACACCTGTTTTGTGAGAGAAGACACAGTTTTGCCTATGATGTATATGCCCGACTGCCTAAAAGCAGCTATTGACCTCATGGAAGCAGATGCATCCAAGATTAAGTGTCGCACGAGCTACAACCTGAGTGCGATAAGTTTTTCCGCTGGAGAATTAGCCGCAGAAATACGAAAGTACATTCCAGACTTAAAAGTGGAGTATAAACCTGACTTCAGACAGAAAATTGCCGATTCTTGGCCTATGTCGATAGATGACAGTGCAGCACGCAAAGATTGGGGTTGGAAACCCGCATATGATTTGGCTTCCATGACGAAGGACATGATAGAAAAGCTGAAAAGACGATTTGCAAGCGGGGGTTTAGTCTAG
- a CDS encoding DUF1028 domain-containing protein — protein sequence MRLSSAGTFSILSILSNHEKMGVATATGVESVGDRVPHAKPGVGVVATQAYTNVTYGIKGLEMLAMGLTPKEALEKLLAEDAENELRQVAIMNFRGEKAVFTGAKAPQWHGEIIGEDYVVIGNLLTGKEVLASMARKFEHSSGSLAWRMANALKAGSESGGDRRGEISAALIVVSAKKVEVNLRVDFHKNPIEELLRKLETL from the coding sequence ATGAGGTTGTCGTCTGCTGGGACATTTTCAATTCTATCTATCTTGTCTAATCATGAGAAAATGGGCGTTGCCACTGCTACAGGCGTGGAATCGGTTGGCGATAGGGTTCCTCACGCAAAACCCGGAGTGGGTGTTGTGGCAACGCAAGCCTATACAAATGTGACTTATGGCATTAAAGGCTTAGAAATGTTGGCAATGGGTTTAACTCCAAAAGAAGCTTTGGAGAAGCTTTTGGCAGAGGATGCTGAAAATGAATTGCGGCAAGTTGCGATTATGAATTTTAGAGGAGAAAAAGCGGTTTTCACAGGCGCTAAAGCTCCGCAATGGCATGGAGAAATTATAGGTGAAGACTACGTTGTTATTGGAAATTTGCTTACAGGGAAAGAAGTCTTGGCAAGCATGGCTAGAAAATTTGAACATTCCAGCGGAAGTTTAGCTTGGAGAATGGCAAACGCGTTGAAAGCTGGAAGCGAAAGTGGCGGAGATAGACGAGGCGAAATTTCAGCCGCGCTAATTGTCGTTAGCGCAAAAAAGGTGGAAGTAAATTTGCGAGTTGATTTTCACAAGAATCCAATTGAGGAACTGCTTCGTAAGCTTGAGACTTTATAG
- a CDS encoding aldehyde ferredoxin oxidoreductase C-terminal domain-containing protein, whose amino-acid sequence MILGYAGKFLEVNLSNGKIKETRFEDEILKDYIGGRGLATKILWDRLGNKWEKVDPLSSENILLFLTGPLTGYFPGGRICVSGKSPQSNGVVGSTVGGEFSVELRCAGYDGIIITGASEKPVYLFVKDSDVEIRDANHVWSKDTKQTVTTLTKESRELLKRRYPLYGEWKEPALLYIGPAGENKVRTAVVAAKWSHAAGYGGYGAVMGSKKLKAVAVKGTGPLPEVADIRRVKRLIQVINDNAYDNDIWRRWGTGSGGYEVGAKTSSEPVKNWQEEWHDAKSFGVDQFENRVWVKQYWSDFGCPTCCLKVAVVKSGKFKGAITDNPDYEMQAYLGPNLGIFTPEENVFLSSLIDDLGLCGIQTGNVMGFAAELFQRGILTKKDLDGIELKWGDAEAFATLARKIAFREGVGDLLAEGTYRAALKIGKMKNADVLPYAVQSKGIGIGAHGIRSGKDYPEIISYACSVQGGDHTSTTGLPLDSGGSELMEIFNDSGVYCNFNSFGIPRNLKFDFYEAVTGLKLTREEWCNTKAMKILQLQRTLLLLGGPDLKWNPKIHDDNPPRFYEPLPSGPYKGKTTDKTAVEEYRNRYYEAVGWDKNGIPTVEVLHKLGLEDVNKTLEKLRR is encoded by the coding sequence ATGATTCTAGGCTATGCTGGCAAATTTCTTGAAGTGAACCTTTCAAATGGCAAAATTAAAGAAACAAGATTTGAAGATGAAATTCTAAAAGATTACATTGGCGGCAGAGGCTTAGCAACAAAAATTCTCTGGGACCGCTTAGGCAACAAATGGGAAAAAGTAGACCCGTTAAGTTCAGAAAACATACTCTTGTTTTTAACAGGACCATTAACTGGATATTTTCCCGGCGGAAGAATCTGCGTTTCAGGCAAATCGCCACAGAGCAACGGTGTCGTAGGCTCAACTGTTGGCGGAGAATTCAGCGTTGAGCTAAGATGTGCGGGTTATGACGGCATAATCATTACCGGCGCCTCAGAAAAACCAGTTTACTTGTTCGTTAAAGACTCAGATGTTGAAATTAGAGATGCAAACCACGTTTGGAGCAAAGACACAAAACAAACAGTCACGACACTAACAAAGGAGAGCAGAGAACTTCTGAAAAGGCGTTATCCACTTTATGGCGAATGGAAAGAACCAGCACTGCTCTACATCGGTCCGGCAGGAGAGAACAAAGTAAGAACAGCAGTCGTTGCAGCCAAATGGTCTCATGCGGCGGGCTACGGTGGTTACGGAGCAGTTATGGGTTCCAAAAAACTGAAAGCAGTAGCGGTTAAGGGTACCGGACCTTTGCCAGAGGTTGCTGACATAAGAAGAGTTAAGCGGCTAATCCAAGTTATAAACGATAATGCGTATGATAACGACATCTGGAGACGATGGGGAACAGGCTCAGGCGGCTACGAAGTCGGCGCAAAAACAAGCTCAGAACCGGTAAAAAATTGGCAAGAAGAATGGCACGACGCAAAAAGTTTCGGGGTTGACCAATTTGAAAACAGAGTTTGGGTCAAACAGTACTGGAGCGATTTTGGCTGTCCAACATGCTGCTTAAAAGTGGCTGTTGTAAAAAGTGGCAAATTTAAAGGAGCTATAACAGATAACCCAGACTATGAAATGCAAGCTTATTTAGGTCCAAACTTAGGAATTTTCACACCAGAAGAAAACGTTTTTCTCTCGTCGCTCATTGACGATTTGGGTTTGTGCGGTATCCAAACAGGAAACGTGATGGGTTTTGCTGCCGAACTTTTCCAGAGAGGAATATTAACTAAAAAGGATTTGGACGGAATAGAACTTAAATGGGGTGACGCTGAAGCTTTTGCGACTTTAGCTAGAAAAATCGCTTTCAGAGAAGGAGTAGGCGACTTACTGGCTGAAGGAACTTATCGGGCAGCATTAAAAATTGGAAAAATGAAAAACGCGGACGTATTGCCCTACGCTGTACAGTCCAAAGGTATAGGAATAGGCGCCCACGGCATACGCAGCGGCAAAGACTACCCAGAGATAATCTCTTACGCTTGCTCAGTGCAAGGCGGAGACCACACATCCACAACTGGACTACCACTAGACAGCGGCGGAAGCGAACTAATGGAAATATTCAATGACTCAGGCGTATACTGCAACTTTAACAGTTTCGGAATACCACGCAACCTCAAATTTGACTTTTACGAGGCAGTTACAGGTTTAAAGTTAACACGCGAAGAATGGTGCAACACCAAAGCAATGAAAATACTGCAACTACAAAGAACCCTGCTACTTCTTGGCGGTCCAGACTTAAAATGGAACCCAAAAATCCACGACGACAACCCACCAAGATTCTATGAACCCTTGCCTTCCGGACCTTACAAAGGAAAAACCACCGACAAAACAGCAGTGGAAGAATACAGAAATAGGTATTATGAAGCGGTTGGCTGGGACAAGAACGGCATACCAACAGTTGAAGTTCTTCATAAACTTGGGTTAGAAGACGTAAACAAAACATTAGAAAAACTGCGCCGATAA
- a CDS encoding VTT domain-containing protein, whose amino-acid sequence MQFDDIVKWMTSLSTQYGYFGIFLISLIGALSIIFPLPYTVIIFTLGAQFEPIWIALAAGTGAAIGEFSGYLLGIGGRKVISEKYKKKMAFLVKVFNKYGPITIFVFALTPLPDDLLFIPLGVMRYSVVKALIPAFVGKVCMNLIVAYAGRFSIGIIKDIFGVESGWVSVLVGFVLAIVLLIIVFVIMFKVDWEKRLEKYVTEAKDSEKKLESDS is encoded by the coding sequence TTGCAGTTCGACGACATCGTTAAATGGATGACGAGTCTTTCAACGCAATATGGATATTTTGGAATTTTCTTAATCAGCTTAATTGGTGCGTTGTCGATTATTTTCCCCCTTCCATATACTGTCATTATCTTTACGTTAGGAGCGCAATTTGAGCCTATTTGGATTGCACTTGCGGCTGGAACTGGTGCGGCAATAGGTGAGTTTTCGGGTTATTTGCTTGGCATCGGCGGCAGGAAAGTCATAAGTGAAAAGTACAAGAAAAAAATGGCTTTTCTAGTGAAAGTCTTCAACAAGTATGGTCCAATCACTATTTTTGTATTTGCATTGACGCCTTTACCTGACGATTTATTGTTTATTCCTTTGGGTGTTATGCGTTATAGTGTTGTTAAAGCTTTGATTCCGGCGTTTGTTGGTAAAGTTTGTATGAATTTGATTGTTGCATATGCGGGGCGATTTTCAATCGGCATAATTAAGGACATATTCGGTGTGGAAAGCGGTTGGGTGTCTGTGTTGGTTGGTTTTGTTCTTGCAATAGTTTTGTTAATAATTGTATTTGTTATAATGTTTAAGGTGGACTGGGAGAAGCGTTTAGAGAAATACGTAACAGAAGCTAAGGATAGTGAAAAGAAGCTTGAGAGTGATAGCTGA